The genome window CTTTTTAAGTATAAATTATTAATTAATCGTCTTCCAGCGTCGACGTATCGCCTATCTCCTCGCCCGTCTCGCGGGCCTTGAGCAGCCGCCGCATTATCTTGCCGCTGCGGGTCTTGGGCATACCGTCCATGAACTCTATTTCCTGCGGCATCGCGAGGGGAGAGAGTTTCTTGCGGACGAAGTTTATAATGTCCAATTTGGTCTTGTCGCTCGGCTCGTAGCCCGGTTTGAGCGCAATAAAAGCCTTAACTACCTCCAGGTTCACCGGGTCCGGCTTCCCCACCGCCGCCGATTCCGCCACCGCCGGGTGCTCCAACAGCGCGGACTCGATCTCGAACGGCCCGACGAGGTGTCCTCCCGTGTTGATGACGTCGTCGTCGCGGCCCACGAACCAGTAGTAGCCGTCCTCGTCGACGGTGGCGCGGTCGCCGCAGATGTACCAGCCGTCGACGAACTTGCCGTTATAAACTTCCTCGTTCCTCCAGTATTGGCGAAACATCGCCGGCCACCCGGGCCGGAGCGCAATAAGGCCTACGGTCCCGGTTTTAACCGGCTGGAAGCTCTTGGGGTCCAGCACCGCGGCCTCCATCCCCGGGAACGGCTTCCCCATCGAGCCCGGCTTAATCGGCATCCCCGGGTAATTGGAGATGACGATGGAGCCGGTCTCCGTCTGCCAGAAGCTGTCGTGGAACGGCAGGCCGTAGACTTCCTCCGACCAGATGACGGCCTCCGGGTTTAGCGGCTCGCCCACGCTTACCAGGTGGCGCAGCGAGCTGAGGTCGTGGCGCTTGACTATATCGGCGCCCTCCTTCATCAAGAGCCGTATGGCGGTGGGGGCGGAGTACCACACCGTCACCCTGTACTTCTCGATGGCGGCGTACCACCGCTCGGGCATGAAACCGAGCTCCAGGACGAGCTGGGTCCCGCCCAGCGCCCACGGCCCGATGATGCCGTACGACGTCCCCGTCACCCAACCCGGGTCCGCGGTGCACCAGTAGACGTCGTCGTCGCGGATGTCGAGTACCCACTTGGCGGTTATGTATTGCGCGACCAGCGAGCCGTGGACGTGGAGTGCGCCCTTGGGGGGGCCGGTGGTGCCGGAGGTGTAGTGCAGGACCGACGGCGTCTCCTCGTCCGCGGGGTAGATGTCGAACTCCTCCACCGGCTCCGCGCCGTAGACGTCGAAGTGGGTCTCGCCCTCGCGCGGCTCGGCGTCGCCGGCGTCGACGATTACGACGTGCTTGAGCGCCGGGAGCCTGTCGCGGATGTGGCGCACGCGGCCGGCGAACCGCTTCATCGTCAGGACCGCCGTCGTCTCGGCGTTCTCCAGCCGGGTGAAGAGCGAGTCCTCGCGGAAGGCCGAGAACAGCGGCTGGGCAATAGCGCCGGCCTTGAGTATCCCCACGAACGAGAAGTACAGGTCCGGTATCTTGTCCATAAAGATGCACACCCGCTCGCCGGGCTCGATGGCAAGGTCGCGCAGGAGCTTGGCGTAGGCGTTGCTGTATCGCCTCAGCTCGTCGAAAGTGAACCTCTCCGTGGCGTCGCCGGCGGCGTTCTCCCAGATGAGGGCGACCTTGTCGCCCAGGCCGCGTTCGCAGTTGCGCTCCGCCAGGAAGTACGCGATGTTCTTGTTCGGCGCGTCGTCGTAGGCCAGCTCCTCACGGGCCTGCCGCCAGTCGAAATCCTTACGTCGTTTCTCGTAAGAGCCGATATTGCTCATAGCCGTCGCGTTCTCCTTGAGCTCCGGGGTTTTTTTCGAAATACGGCGATGCCGTTCGCGGGATGTCTCGGATGGACGCGTATTTTACAACGGCTGCGGCGCGAGGTCAAGACCGATTTCGCCGGAGGCGCGCCAACGGCGGAAATTCCGGCGCGACGAGTCTTCGCGGCGACTTTTTATTGCAAAAAGAGGGCGGCGGTGTTATAAAGTGTGCGGGAAGTATGAGGCCGAGTTGATTAAAAAACGAGAGGTATTGTTATGAAAAAGGTCATAATGGTAACGGCCGCGCTGGTCGCGGCCTCGGCGCTGGCGCCCGCGGCTATCGCTTCGGGCAAGGTCGTCGTCGTCGGGCCGCGCGTGGCCCGCGACGTCGTGCCGTGGCGCGGCGCATCCGGCGATTCCATGCGGTTCCAGTGCCTTTGGCTCCAGAGCGATATCGATTACGCCGGCTACGTCAACGGCGTCGAGTTCGATAAGGCGGACGCCGCCGGCGGCAGGTTCAACAGCGTGCGCGCGTGGTTTTGTCACACCAGGAAGACGACGCTCGAGACCGCGTTCGCGAACAACTACACCGGCTTTACGCCGGTACTGGTTCTCAATATGAGAAGCGTTACGGTCAGCGGGACCGGGTGGTTCGACCTCCGCATTAACGCGAACCAATTCAATTATAACAACCGCAACAATTTGCTGATGGAGATACGCTGGGACGGCGACGACGGCAACGACGTACGCTGTTGGCGCTCGGGCCAGCCGTACAGCCGCTGCTACGCGTTCGACCACAACGCCACTACCGGAACGGTATACAACAACGGCCAGCGCATCCGACTGACCATCGGGACGATGATTGGGCTCGAGCCGACGAGCCTGGGCCGCGTCAAAACCCTCTTCCGGTAATAACCGCTAACCTTCGCCCCAAAAACGCCCCTCGCGTGAGGGGCGTTTTTTTCGGCGGCGCGGCGGACGTCGAAGGCCGGCTATTTTTTGCGCGGCGTTAGTTTTTGTGCTATAATTAAATGAATTTAAGTCACGCAACCCTTAACTGTTGGGGAAGGAGATAAACAGATGACGAAGGTATTTTCGTTGACGTTGGCGTTAGTTATCGCGGCCACAGGCGGCGCGTTAGCGGGCCCGCATATCGTCGGCGGGACGCCACTTGCCGCGGACCATGTCCCGTGGGGTGGTCAGTACTCCGCTTACCGGTTCCAATGTATGTGGTACCAATCCGAGATTAACGAGGCGGGCCGGGTAACGAAGGTCGAATTCCAATTCTGGGGTTACGCCAGTGGTTCGCCACCTATTACGTTCTACAACGTCGACATGTTGTTATGCCACTCAAGCCTCAACGCGCTAACGAATAACTTCCAGAATAACTACGACGGCAAAACGCCGGTCAAAGTATACTCGGGCAATTTTACAATTCCGGCGGGCCTTAATAATAAAGACTGGTTCATCCAATGCGAGCCGAAAAATTTCACCTACAATAATAAGGATAACCTGCTTTTCGAAATCTCGTGGTCCCGCAATACGGCTTCGGTCAATACCTTTTTCTGGCTTTCGATCTCCGGCCAACCCGGGCGCCTTGGCGCCAAGAACAACAAAACCGCTACCACCGCCGATTGGGTTACCAAAGACGGCCAAATCGCCCGGATCACCATCGGCAACCCGGCCGTCGACGCGACGAGCCTGGGCCGCGTCAAGACCCTCTTCAGGTAATAACCGCCAACCTCGTCTAACAAACGCCCCTCGCGTCAGGGGCGTTTTTCGTCGCGCCGTAAGCGGCCGCGCCGATATTCCCCCTTGCCTTCGCCGCGGGGGCGTTGTATATTATCGGCCCGAATAACGCGACGCAATACTCTTTAAACTCCC of bacterium contains these proteins:
- the acsA gene encoding acetate--CoA ligase, whose product is MSKKTPELKENATAMSNIGSYEKRRKDFDWRQAREELAYDDAPNKNIAYFLAERNCERGLGDKVALIWENAAGDATERFTFDELRRYSNAYAKLLRDLAIEPGERVCIFMDKIPDLYFSFVGILKAGAIAQPLFSAFREDSLFTRLENAETTAVLTMKRFAGRVRHIRDRLPALKHVVIVDAGDAEPREGETHFDVYGAEPVEEFDIYPADEETPSVLHYTSGTTGPPKGALHVHGSLVAQYITAKWVLDIRDDDVYWCTADPGWVTGTSYGIIGPWALGGTQLVLELGFMPERWYAAIEKYRVTVWYSAPTAIRLLMKEGADIVKRHDLSSLRHLVSVGEPLNPEAVIWSEEVYGLPFHDSFWQTETGSIVISNYPGMPIKPGSMGKPFPGMEAAVLDPKSFQPVKTGTVGLIALRPGWPAMFRQYWRNEEVYNGKFVDGWYICGDRATVDEDGYYWFVGRDDDVINTGGHLVGPFEIESALLEHPAVAESAAVGKPDPVNLEVVKAFIALKPGYEPSDKTKLDIINFVRKKLSPLAMPQEIEFMDGMPKTRSGKIMRRLLKARETGEEIGDTSTLEDD